The following proteins come from a genomic window of Gordonia westfalica:
- a CDS encoding acetoacetate--CoA ligase has protein sequence MTGAAMERFRRHVEERFGTGAADYDELWSWSVRQPAQFWRAVWEFFDLDAPAAEPLGEGDDAVLADARMPGAQWFPGVRLNYADQILRHADLPGAAIVGIDETGERSEIAWSELPGMVASLAATLRAQGIGTGDVVAAYLPDIPEAVVAFLATASLGAVWSGCGQDYAPQGAASRLGQLRPKVLFSAGGYRYGGKDIDKRSDSAELAGLLPELVAHITIGGEAGGAPGEGPALIDYADALTVEAGEAQPVLVDFDHPLWILFSSGTTGRPKGIVHGHGGVVVEHLKAGALHGDLSSDDVFFWQTALSWMMWNYQVAGLLCGARIICYSGSPLYPDADKLWQIVADEKVTYFGTSPGQLQASRKAGLEPGRDHDLAALRTLGSTGSSLAADLFTWVDDHVKRGLPISSISGGTDIVSAFAGGSIGVPVVPGELSVRYLGVALESWAPDGTPLVGEVGELVVTAPMPSMPVRFWDDPDGTRYRSAYFDHEWEGPTAHPDGPVWRHGDWVTVTERGSLVIHGRSDATLNRHGIRMGSADIYEVVEALDEIAEAFVLGVDGPGGAYWMPLFVTLVPGAVLDDAVVARIAAAVRDRLSKRHVPDEVIEAPGIPHTRTGKKLEVPVTAILAGRSEVNIDPKSVDDYSLIDWYAEQGRAHRW, from the coding sequence ATGACCGGTGCCGCCATGGAGCGGTTCCGCCGACACGTCGAGGAACGATTCGGCACGGGCGCAGCAGATTACGACGAACTGTGGTCGTGGTCGGTGCGGCAGCCGGCCCAGTTCTGGCGGGCGGTGTGGGAGTTCTTCGACCTCGATGCGCCGGCCGCCGAACCCCTGGGCGAGGGGGACGACGCCGTTCTCGCCGATGCGCGGATGCCCGGCGCCCAGTGGTTCCCCGGTGTCCGGCTGAACTACGCCGACCAGATCCTGCGCCACGCCGACCTTCCCGGTGCGGCGATCGTCGGCATCGACGAGACGGGTGAACGCTCTGAGATCGCCTGGTCGGAGCTGCCGGGAATGGTCGCCTCCCTGGCCGCGACGCTGCGGGCGCAGGGGATCGGCACCGGCGACGTCGTGGCCGCCTACCTGCCCGACATCCCCGAGGCGGTCGTCGCGTTCCTCGCCACCGCGAGCCTCGGCGCCGTCTGGTCCGGATGCGGGCAGGACTATGCGCCCCAGGGCGCCGCGAGTCGGCTGGGCCAGCTCCGACCGAAGGTCCTGTTCAGTGCCGGGGGTTACCGCTACGGCGGCAAGGACATCGACAAGCGTTCCGACAGTGCCGAACTGGCGGGCCTGCTCCCGGAACTCGTCGCGCACATCACGATCGGCGGGGAGGCCGGCGGTGCACCGGGGGAGGGGCCGGCCCTCATCGACTATGCCGACGCCCTCACCGTCGAGGCCGGTGAGGCGCAACCGGTCCTCGTGGACTTCGACCATCCCCTCTGGATCTTGTTCAGCTCGGGGACGACCGGACGACCCAAGGGGATCGTGCACGGTCACGGCGGCGTCGTCGTCGAACACCTCAAGGCGGGGGCGCTGCACGGCGACCTGTCGTCGGACGACGTGTTCTTCTGGCAGACCGCACTGAGCTGGATGATGTGGAACTACCAGGTCGCCGGTCTGCTCTGCGGGGCCCGGATCATCTGCTACAGCGGTTCTCCCCTCTACCCGGACGCCGACAAGCTCTGGCAGATCGTCGCCGACGAGAAGGTCACCTACTTCGGCACCTCGCCCGGACAGCTGCAGGCCTCACGCAAGGCCGGTCTCGAACCGGGCCGCGACCACGACCTCGCAGCCCTTCGAACACTGGGCAGCACCGGTTCTTCGCTCGCCGCCGACCTCTTCACCTGGGTCGACGACCACGTCAAGCGGGGACTGCCGATCTCGTCGATCAGCGGGGGCACCGACATCGTCTCGGCCTTCGCCGGCGGATCGATCGGGGTACCGGTGGTGCCCGGAGAACTGTCGGTCCGCTATCTCGGTGTGGCGCTCGAGAGTTGGGCCCCGGACGGCACCCCGCTCGTGGGCGAGGTCGGCGAACTCGTCGTCACCGCACCGATGCCGTCGATGCCGGTGCGCTTTTGGGACGACCCCGACGGCACCCGCTACCGGTCCGCCTACTTCGACCATGAGTGGGAGGGCCCGACGGCCCATCCGGACGGGCCGGTGTGGCGACACGGCGACTGGGTCACCGTGACCGAGCGCGGCTCACTGGTCATCCACGGCCGCAGCGATGCGACGTTGAACCGGCACGGAATCCGCATGGGATCGGCCGACATCTACGAGGTGGTGGAGGCCCTCGACGAGATCGCCGAGGCGTTCGTCCTCGGCGTCGACGGACCCGGCGGCGCCTACTGGATGCCGCTGTTCGTCACCCTCGTCCCCGGCGCGGTTCTCGACGACGCCGTCGTCGCCCGGATCGCCGCCGCGGTCCGCGACCGGTTGTCGAAACGCCATGTGCCCGACGAGGTGATCGAGGCACCCGGGATCCCGCACACCCGGACCGGCAAGAAACTCGAGGTTCCGGTCACGGCGATTCTGGCCGGCCGATCCGAGGTCAACATCGATCCCAAGTCGGTCGACGACTACTCACTCATCGACTGGTACGCCGAACAGGGCCGAGCTCACCGCTGGTGA
- a CDS encoding AMP-binding protein, with product MSIDAHAQNLAHTHGPQSPALLTDTIGATLARTVEQYGDRVALIDAAAGRQWTYTEFHRDVKALAAGLLRLGVAPGDRVGLWAPNRFEWVLTQYATAEIGAILVNLNPAYRQNELEYALTQSGTSVVLAAERFKDSGYASMLAEARPKCQELRTVVTFESPEWAELTAAPSAEELARVADTAASLSADDPINIQYTSGTTGFPKGATLSHRNIGNNGYLVGELLDYTADDRICLPVPFYHCFGMVMGNLAATSHGAAMVIPGPAFDPKATLDAVAEHRCTSLYGVPTMFIAELALLDAAPDGYRPDLSSLRTGIMAGSPCPEQVMRQVVERMHMSEVSICYGMTETSPVSTQTRVDDPLELRVTTVGQVGPHLEIKIVAPGTGETLGRNETGELCTRGYSVMTGYWNDPEKTAEAIDADGWMHTGDLAEMDDAGYVRITGRIKDMVIRGGENIYPREIEEFLYTHPDILDAQVIGVPDERYGEELMAWVRLRDHAADLTAEDVRAFADGKIARHKIPRYVHVVKEFPMTVTGKVRKVAMREEATHILEDLR from the coding sequence ATGAGCATTGACGCTCACGCCCAGAACCTCGCGCACACCCACGGGCCGCAGAGTCCTGCGCTTCTGACGGACACGATCGGCGCGACCCTGGCGCGGACCGTCGAACAGTACGGCGATCGCGTCGCGCTGATCGACGCCGCCGCGGGACGGCAGTGGACCTACACCGAGTTCCACCGCGACGTGAAGGCCTTGGCCGCAGGTCTGTTGCGGCTGGGCGTCGCGCCGGGAGATCGGGTCGGACTGTGGGCCCCCAACCGGTTCGAATGGGTGCTCACCCAGTACGCCACCGCCGAGATCGGTGCGATCCTGGTCAACCTGAACCCTGCCTATCGCCAGAACGAACTCGAGTACGCCCTCACGCAGTCCGGAACGAGCGTCGTCCTCGCCGCCGAACGTTTCAAGGACTCGGGATATGCGTCGATGCTGGCGGAGGCGCGCCCGAAGTGCCAGGAACTGCGGACCGTGGTGACGTTCGAGTCGCCGGAGTGGGCGGAACTGACCGCCGCGCCCTCCGCGGAGGAACTCGCCCGGGTGGCCGACACCGCGGCGTCGCTGTCCGCCGACGACCCGATCAACATCCAGTACACCTCGGGCACAACGGGATTCCCGAAGGGTGCGACCCTCTCGCACCGCAACATCGGGAACAACGGCTACCTCGTCGGTGAGCTGCTCGACTACACCGCCGACGACCGCATCTGCCTGCCGGTGCCGTTCTATCACTGTTTCGGCATGGTGATGGGAAACCTCGCCGCCACGAGTCACGGTGCGGCCATGGTGATCCCGGGCCCCGCCTTCGACCCGAAGGCCACGCTCGACGCGGTCGCCGAACATCGCTGCACCAGCCTGTACGGCGTGCCGACGATGTTCATCGCCGAACTCGCGCTCCTCGACGCCGCTCCGGACGGCTACCGTCCCGACCTCTCCTCGCTGCGCACCGGGATCATGGCGGGCTCGCCGTGTCCCGAGCAGGTGATGCGTCAGGTGGTAGAGCGCATGCACATGAGCGAGGTCTCCATCTGCTACGGCATGACCGAGACGTCGCCGGTGTCCACGCAGACCAGGGTCGACGACCCGCTCGAACTGCGTGTCACGACCGTCGGCCAGGTCGGCCCGCATCTGGAGATCAAGATCGTCGCCCCCGGGACCGGGGAGACGCTGGGGCGCAACGAGACCGGCGAGCTGTGCACGCGCGGCTATTCGGTGATGACCGGTTACTGGAACGACCCCGAGAAGACTGCCGAGGCCATCGACGCCGACGGCTGGATGCACACCGGCGACCTCGCCGAGATGGACGACGCCGGGTACGTCCGCATCACCGGCCGGATCAAGGACATGGTGATCCGCGGCGGCGAGAACATCTATCCGCGCGAGATCGAGGAATTCCTATACACCCACCCCGACATCCTCGATGCCCAGGTGATCGGTGTCCCCGACGAGCGGTACGGCGAGGAACTCATGGCGTGGGTCCGACTCCGCGACCACGCAGCCGATCTCACGGCCGAGGACGTCCGCGCCTTCGCCGACGGCAAGATCGCCCGCCACAAGATCCCCCGATATGTCCACGTGGTCAAGGAATTCCCCATGACCGTCACCGGAAAGGTTCGCAAGGTCGCGATGCGCGAAGAGGCCACTCACATCTTGGAGGACCTGAGATGA
- a CDS encoding DUF5336 domain-containing protein, which produces MTYPSGGYGQQPESGQSYGQYGSPSGYPQAGSQNTGSQGSPTSGSDQYGQQYPQSGQQGYGQSPQQQGYGQSYGQQGYGQSYGQQQGYGQQGYGQQGYGQYGYSQQPVKPPSQGLPAITPTILAGVIGLFGLVVLFSGFLAAAQAYDFEVQLFQTQYNAPYALVAVAGVLSLISLIPGAKVAAAPIVASLTVTAFLITLFQFLSVDDNASGAIVLLIFSLLSAVLAVVWLLVEANVIKVAPAVAAPSSATGPIATATSATDASAGQQTAGQGQGDAQASAYGSGQSQYGQQSSATYDPSAYSQASGAGQNGYPGSGAQSGQASAHGESGYGGYSPGQYSAGASGSPAGGGASASASESDTGPAADHSTTVFQKPEPPKSSGS; this is translated from the coding sequence ATGACGTATCCATCGGGGGGCTACGGGCAGCAGCCCGAGTCCGGCCAGTCCTACGGCCAGTACGGGAGTCCCTCGGGCTACCCGCAGGCCGGTTCCCAGAACACCGGATCGCAGGGGTCGCCGACCTCCGGTTCGGACCAGTACGGCCAGCAGTACCCGCAGAGTGGCCAGCAGGGCTACGGCCAGAGCCCCCAGCAGCAGGGCTACGGCCAGTCCTACGGCCAGCAGGGCTATGGCCAGTCCTACGGCCAGCAGCAGGGCTATGGACAGCAGGGCTACGGCCAGCAGGGCTACGGCCAGTACGGCTACTCGCAGCAGCCGGTGAAGCCGCCGAGCCAGGGCCTGCCCGCGATCACCCCGACGATCCTGGCCGGTGTGATCGGTCTGTTCGGTCTCGTCGTGCTGTTCAGCGGCTTCCTCGCCGCCGCGCAGGCCTACGACTTCGAGGTGCAGCTGTTCCAGACGCAGTACAACGCCCCGTACGCGCTGGTGGCCGTCGCCGGCGTGCTCTCGCTGATCTCGCTGATCCCCGGCGCGAAGGTCGCGGCGGCACCGATCGTGGCATCGCTGACCGTCACGGCGTTCCTGATCACGCTGTTCCAGTTCCTCAGCGTCGACGACAACGCCTCCGGCGCGATCGTCCTGCTGATCTTCTCGCTGCTCTCCGCGGTCCTCGCGGTCGTGTGGCTGCTCGTCGAGGCGAACGTCATCAAGGTGGCCCCCGCGGTGGCGGCCCCGTCGTCGGCCACCGGACCGATCGCGACCGCGACGTCGGCCACCGATGCGTCGGCGGGCCAGCAGACCGCTGGGCAGGGACAGGGCGATGCCCAGGCCTCCGCATACGGCAGCGGCCAGTCGCAGTACGGCCAGCAGTCGTCGGCGACCTACGACCCGTCCGCATACTCGCAGGCGTCCGGAGCCGGCCAGAACGGCTACCCGGGATCGGGCGCCCAGTCGGGCCAGGCCTCGGCGCACGGTGAGTCCGGCTACGGCGGCTACAGCCCCGGCCAGTACTCGGCAGGCGCCTCCGGTTCCCCGGCCGGTGGCGGTGCGTCCGCGAGCGCGTCGGAGTCGGACACCGGTCCGGCCGCCGATCACTCGACCACGGTCTTCCAGAAGCCCGAACCGCCCAAGAGCAGCGGCAGCTGA